TATACCAGTTGTAGGGCAGCACCCCGTAGACCCGTCCCTCCCGCACCGCCGCCAGATCGCGCCACAGGGGGTCGGAACGGAGGTCGTCCAGGGCGCTGGTCCCGGCGGGCGATCCGAGGGTGGAGAGGTCCACGAACAGGACCCGGGGGTTCCAGCGCAGCAGGTCCTCCCGGTTCACGTCGGTCCGGGTGGCTCCCTTGGCCCCCGACTTCGTCACCACGTTGTCCACCCCCAGGAAGACGAAGGGGGGGTAGTCCGTTTCCGTGGAGAGCGGGCCGTGGGCCCCCCGGAAGGAGACGCCTCCCACGTAGCATCGGGGCTGGCTCTGCGGGGGCAGGTTCCGGGTGCGCCGCGCCAGGTCCTGGATGGTCCGTTCCGTGAAGCGGATGACCTCCTCGGCCCGGGCCTGTCTGCCCGTCGCCCTCCCCAGGGTGCGCAGGGAGGCGTAGAGGTCGTCCCTGTGCCCCGTCAGGTTGCCGTACTTCAGGGGGAGGACGGGGATGCCCGTGGCCTCCTGGAGCTTTCGAGCGGGAGTCCCGTTTTCCGGGTCCGTCTTCAGGATGCCCTGGGGCTGCCGGGGCAGGGCCAGGACCAGCTCGGGGCGGGTGAAGCCCCGAAACTCGCCGATGAGGGGCAGCTTCTGGAGTTCCCGATGGGCCAGGAAGTAGGGTCGCGGGTCCACGGGGAGATGGCGCCGTTCGATGTCCTCCACCCCCACCGCCCGGTCCTGAACCTGCAGGTACGTGGCCAGGCGGAGGCACCCGGACCCGGAGCAGAGGATCCGCTCCCAGGGAAGGGAGGAAAGGGGCTTGCCGAAGGCGTCGAGAACCGGTTCCGCCGCCCCCGCGGGGAAGGCGGAAAGAACCCCCAGAGCCAGGATGCCGCAGAGAAGCGACGCGATGCGTTTCATGTTCCATTTCCTTTCGGGGAAACCCGAGGGGATGGTAACACGTTTTTCTGAGTTCGTAACACCGACGCCCCCTCCCCGACCGGGAAGGCGGGGCAGGGGGGCGTCGGGAGAAACCCGTTCTGTCGCCTAGAACCTCAGGGAGAGGCAGGAGAGCCCCCCGTCCAGCTTGCGGTACTCCGACGTGTCGGTCAGCAGCACCTCGTACCCCGCCTTCCGGACCTCCCGCTCCACCGTGGGGTAGCCCAGGGGCACCAGGACCCGGTCGTTCACCCAGATGCAGTTGGCCCCGTAGGCCTCCTCCGGGGGCACCACGATCTTGCGGAAGCGCCGGAACTCCGGCTTGTCCACGAACTCCCCCGACACCAGCAGGGTGTCGTTCTCGATGTAGTTCACCCCGGTCTTCAGGTGCAGCACCTTCTCCAGGGGCACCTCCGACCCGGTGAGGCCGTACCGGTTCAGGATGGCCAGGAACTGGCGGATCCCCTCCTCGTTGGTCCGGGCGGAGCGACCCACGTAGAAGTGATCCCCCACCATCATCACGTCTCCCCCCTCCAGGGTGCCCGGGGTCTGGATGGATTCGATCCGCTCCGGGGGGAAGAACTCCCGGAGGGTGGGAAGCATCTCCCGGGCCTCCCCGTTGCGGCTGGCCGCCCCGGGGTTGCTCACGATGGCGCAGTGCCGGGTGAGCACCGCCGTGTCCTCCACGAAGCACGAATCGGGGTAGGCCTCCAGGGGCTCCAGCACCCGCACCTTCACCCCGCAGGCCGCCAGGGCTTCGCGATAGGCCTGGTGCTGTTTCACCGCCAGGTCGTAGTCCGGACGGCCCAGCTCCGGGGCGGAGGTGATGCCCTCCACCAGGGAGCGGGCGGGCTTGCGCACGATGACGTTCTGGAACATGAGAATCCCTCCTTGAGATGGGTTACGAAAGATCGGTGCAGCCTTCGCCCTCGGGAGCGCTCCCGGGGCGTTCGTCCCGGACTTCCGGGACCTCCTCCTCGTAGAAGACCCGGAAGGTCGGATCCACCACCCCTTCTCCCAGGTAGCGCGCCTTGTAGTCCTTCAGCAGGGCCAGGAAGCGGGGGGTCAGGAACAGCAGGGCCAGGATGTTGGCGAAGATGGGCAGGGCGGTGGAGGCGTCGGAGAAGACCCAGATCAGCGTCCCCGGGTAGCCGAACCACACGGCGATGTACACCAGGGCCAGGCTGGGGAGGGGGTAGGTCCACTTGTAGAAGCTCAGGATGCCCCGCTTCAGGGGGGATTCCCCCACCAGGTAGCGCACCACCACCTCGATCTGGGCGTAGACGCCGCTGGAGGTGGTGAGACCGAAGATGAACACCGCCAGGGCCAGGATGACCCGCCCGAATCGGCCGATGCCCTGCTCGAAGGCCGCAAGGGTGAGGGTGGCCCCGTCCAGGCCGCTGGACCATTGCCCCGAGGAGACGATCACCAGGCAGGTGATGCTGCACACCACGAAGGTGTCCACGAAGACCTCGAAGATCCCCATGAGCCCCTGGCGGACCGGGTGGTCCACCTGGGCGGTGGCGTGGATCATGGGGGCGGACCCCCAGCCCGCCTCGTTGCTGAACACGGAGCGGGAGAGCCCCACCTTGATGGCCTGGGTCACCGTGGCGCCCAGGAATCCCCCGAAGGCGGCGCTGCCCGTGAAGGCGCTCTGGAAGATCAGGGCCACCGCTGCGGGAAGGGCGGGGGCGTTGCGGACCAGGATGAAGAGCCCCGCGGCGATGTAGAAGAGGCACATGAAGGGAACCAGCTTGGAGGCGATGCGCCCCATGGTGCGGAAGCCCCCGCTGATCATGACGTAGAGAAGCAGGGTGTAGACGATCCCCACGGTGGTCATGGGGATCTGGAAGGTGTTCCCCACGGCCTCGGAGACCGTGTAGGTCTGGATGTTGATGAAGTAGGCGGTGCAGAAGCCGAAGGCGAAGAGGCCGCTCAGAAAATGGAAGAGCCCCTTCCTGCCCTGTTCCACCCCGATGCCCTTGTGCATGTAGTAGTTGGGGCCCCCGTAGGTCTCCCCTCCCGCGTCCCGGGAGCGGTAGTGCACCGCCAGGGTGATCTCCCCCATCTTGATGATCATCCCCACCAGGGCGGCGAGCCACATCCAGAACACCGCCCCGGGGCCCCCCGTGGCGATGGCCGTGGCCACACCCCCGATGTTCCCCACCCCGATGGTGGTCCCCAGGGCCATGCTCATGGCCTCGGCGGAGGAGAGGATGCCCGTGCGGCTCCGCTCTTCTCCCCGTCCCAGGATGCTGTTCCAGGCGTGTCTCATGGCCACCCCGAAACCGCGGAACTGGAAGAACCCCGTGCGCAGGGTCAGATAGAACCCCGTGCCCAGGATGGCCAGCACCAGGGGCATGCCCCACATGTAGTCCCACACGATGACGCTGACGAGATCGATGAAGCTCATCCCTCCGCTCCTTTCTCTCCCCTCCGGTTGCGCCATGCCGGTGTCCCGGCCCCTCCGCCCTGCTCGGGGCGGACCTCCCCGGACCTCCGGGGGCTTTTCCCCAGGAGATCCCTGGGATAAAAAATAACAAAACCCCGGAACGCCTTGGAGGGTTACGTTAAGTTCCATGGGAAATTTTCCGAAAAGAATACGGAGAACGGGGCCGAAACCTGCCGTTCGTCAGGAGGATGGGGATGCACGAAAAACTGCTGGACGAGACGGGGTGGCGGATCCTGGAGGAACTCCAGGAGGACGCCCGACTCTCCTACAAGGAGCTGGGGCGCCGGGTGAACCTCTCCACCCCCGCGGTGATCGAGCGGGTGCGGCGCATGGAGGAGGCGGGCGTCCTGGAGGGGTACCGGGGGGTGGTGAATCCCCAGAAGGTGGGCTATTCCTTCCGGGTGATCCTGGCGGTGGCCACGGTGTACAACAACCCGGACCACGTGATCCTTCGCACCCTGGAGGAGATCCCCGAGGTGATCCGCAGCTGGAGCGTCACCGGGAGC
The sequence above is drawn from the Aminomonas paucivorans DSM 12260 genome and encodes:
- a CDS encoding Lrp/AsnC family transcriptional regulator, with the translated sequence MHEKLLDETGWRILEELQEDARLSYKELGRRVNLSTPAVIERVRRMEEAGVLEGYRGVVNPQKVGYSFRVILAVATVYNNPDHVILRTLEEIPEVIRSWSVTGSNDFFMEVLVPSMEFLEDLLVKLSAHGRITTSIVLPRMGGSGRIPRPRNRLEEAEAVQSTLETGTTKG
- a CDS encoding ABC transporter substrate-binding protein; translation: MKRIASLLCGILALGVLSAFPAGAAEPVLDAFGKPLSSLPWERILCSGSGCLRLATYLQVQDRAVGVEDIERRHLPVDPRPYFLAHRELQKLPLIGEFRGFTRPELVLALPRQPQGILKTDPENGTPARKLQEATGIPVLPLKYGNLTGHRDDLYASLRTLGRATGRQARAEEVIRFTERTIQDLARRTRNLPPQSQPRCYVGGVSFRGAHGPLSTETDYPPFVFLGVDNVVTKSGAKGATRTDVNREDLLRWNPRVLFVDLSTLGSPAGTSALDDLRSDPLWRDLAAVREGRVYGVLPYNWYTQNFECILANAYFVGKVLFPERFRDVDPRKKADEIFRFFVGKPVFAEMDRSFQGQALRRLSLR
- a CDS encoding alanine/glycine:cation symporter family protein, which encodes MSFIDLVSVIVWDYMWGMPLVLAILGTGFYLTLRTGFFQFRGFGVAMRHAWNSILGRGEERSRTGILSSAEAMSMALGTTIGVGNIGGVATAIATGGPGAVFWMWLAALVGMIIKMGEITLAVHYRSRDAGGETYGGPNYYMHKGIGVEQGRKGLFHFLSGLFAFGFCTAYFINIQTYTVSEAVGNTFQIPMTTVGIVYTLLLYVMISGGFRTMGRIASKLVPFMCLFYIAAGLFILVRNAPALPAAVALIFQSAFTGSAAFGGFLGATVTQAIKVGLSRSVFSNEAGWGSAPMIHATAQVDHPVRQGLMGIFEVFVDTFVVCSITCLVIVSSGQWSSGLDGATLTLAAFEQGIGRFGRVILALAVFIFGLTTSSGVYAQIEVVVRYLVGESPLKRGILSFYKWTYPLPSLALVYIAVWFGYPGTLIWVFSDASTALPIFANILALLFLTPRFLALLKDYKARYLGEGVVDPTFRVFYEEEVPEVRDERPGSAPEGEGCTDLS
- a CDS encoding dimethylarginine dimethylaminohydrolase family protein, whose protein sequence is MFQNVIVRKPARSLVEGITSAPELGRPDYDLAVKQHQAYREALAACGVKVRVLEPLEAYPDSCFVEDTAVLTRHCAIVSNPGAASRNGEAREMLPTLREFFPPERIESIQTPGTLEGGDVMMVGDHFYVGRSARTNEEGIRQFLAILNRYGLTGSEVPLEKVLHLKTGVNYIENDTLLVSGEFVDKPEFRRFRKIVVPPEEAYGANCIWVNDRVLVPLGYPTVEREVRKAGYEVLLTDTSEYRKLDGGLSCLSLRF